A single Mytilus trossulus isolate FHL-02 chromosome 12, PNRI_Mtr1.1.1.hap1, whole genome shotgun sequence DNA region contains:
- the LOC134692478 gene encoding uncharacterized protein LOC134692478, producing MRSLLLLMFLSLVYGFLLDTNKIQSGNQPTTQDQYLTVSEFFDSKTELQNGIQQARLETNGLRHDMDNKLTLLTSQIQQILGSFKQQISKNDTIVELQDKYGDLIDNFTMLQNKYIHLQDKYVTQESELLFLRNKTSSLERRVTDLDNLKSVQTIKNEFELKQQVQLLQSETHVLTVNEQARRQDFQALYNLTLNLGKKADKLDDKIQNADFRSNMSLLDIRKEIDDLALNQTNLTNAKVQKIANDTSKSLAAINQQIVKTNKKGR from the coding sequence ATGCGCAGTTTATTACTCTTAATGTTTCTCTCTCTGGTTTACGGATTTCTCCTTGATACCAATAAGATCCAGTCTGGAAACCAACCAACAACGCAGGATCAATACCTGACAGTGTCCGAATTTTTCGATTCTAAAACTGAATTGCAAAACGGTATCCAACAAGCACGTCTGGAAACGAACGGATTACGGCATGATATGGACAACAAACTGACCCTCCTGACGTCTCAGATTCAGCAAATTCTTGGATCATTTAAGcaacaaataagcaaaaatgatACAATAGTCGAACTACAAGACAAATATGGTGACCTGATAGATAATTTTACCATGCTACAAAATAAGTATATTCACTTGCAAGACAAATATGTGACACAGGAGAGCGAGTTATTGTTCTTACGGAACAAAACATCAAGTTTAGAAAGGAGAGTAACAGACTTGGATAATCTTAAAAGTGTTCAAACTATTAAAAACGAATTTGAGTTAAAGCAACAAGTGCAGTTATTACAATCCGAAACGCATGTGTTGACCGTGAATGAGCAAGCGAGACGTCAAGATTTTCAAGCCTTATATAATCTAACACTAAACTTAGGAAAGAAGGCTGATAAACTCGATGACAAAATCCAAAATGCAGATTTTAGAAGTAATATGTCACTGCTGGACATTCGCAAGGAAATTGATGATTTAGCGCTAAATCAAACGAATCTAACCAATGCGAAAGTCCAGAAGATTGCAAATGATACAAGCAAATCACTTGCAGCCATCAACCAACAGATTGTTAAGACCAATAAAAAGGGTAGGtaa